One genomic window of Amphiura filiformis chromosome 3, Afil_fr2py, whole genome shotgun sequence includes the following:
- the LOC140147126 gene encoding putative ATP-binding cassette sub-family C member 13 — protein MVLVLFSYAMYICMEIFVIAKKVFYLSIPKPNGIKPNMKYHQDNASMFSSATFLWFDWVFHLGYKRPLEMDDLGCLPKQFTSKFNHHRFYKALKQENARAERHKTQVSLYHVFFRLCSKPIFYAGVLRFCADTLGFVGPIAINALVNYATSLQSDDPNFYP, from the exons ATGGTGTTGGTGCTATTTTCATATGCAATGTACATCTGTATGGAGATATTTGTAATTGCCAAGAAG GTGTTTTATCTTTCCATTCCCAAACCAAACGGTATCAAACCAAACATGAAATATCATCAGGATAACGCCAGCATGTTTTCCTCAGCAACATTCTTGTGGTTCGATTGGGTCTTCCATCTCGGATACAAACGCCCTTTGGAAATGGACGATCTAGGATGCTTGCCCAAGCAGTTTACTTCAAAATTCAATCATCATCGATTCTATAAAGCTCTGAAACAGGAAAAC GCTAGGGCAGAGCGCCACAAAACTCAAGTTTCACTGTACCATGTGTTCTTTCGGCTCTGTTCTAAACCAATCTTCTATGCTGGAGTGTTGAGGTTTTGTGCGGATACCCTGGGTTTCGTTGGACCCATTGCCATCAATGCACTGGTTAACTATGCTACGTCATTGCAGAGTGATGATCCTAACTTTTATCCGTAA